The sequence ATCTGGTGGGCCAATTTCTTTTCGCCCCGCCGCTTCGCTGGCGTAGAGCCACTTAAGAAATGGCGGGGCGACAAGTGTAGTCGCGACCGCCATGAACAGGACCACCCCGTAGAGCTCTGCTCCGATCACCGCCAGACTCAGCCCGATCTGAGCGACGATAATTCCCACTTCACCGCGTGGCACCATTCCCATACCAACTTGTGCCGCTCGTCTGGTACCGAGGTTGATCGCGCCCATGCCACAACCTAACAACTTCGTGGCAATCGCCACCAAAGTGACTAAAACGCAAAGAGCGATGACCGACCACGAACGAAAGACGTCAAGCCTGAGCTGCATTCCAATATTGACCAGAAAGAACGGCACGAGAAATTCAGTTACGCCGTTCATGTGCCGGTGCATCTTCGAATCGTTTTCAGCCGCTTCAGCCAGGGCCATACCGGCAAGAAAAGCTCCAATGATCGCTGCAACTCCGATGTAGGCGGCGGCGACCGATAGCCCGAGACACAACACGAGTCCGAAAATAAAAATTCCATGCCCGGTTCGCATCCGCGCAACTTGGGGTACAAGGCGCGTAACGACCGGGGCGCCAACCAGCGCGATAAACATCGTGAACCCGATTGCCAGACCGGCAGTTGTCAGAATCTCGAAGTAATTGATGGTGCCTGCGGCCATGCTTGAGACAATCGCCAGTACCAGGAGTCCAAGTATGTCGTCAATGACCGCGGCACCGAGAATAATGCGCGCGGTGGGAGCGTCGAGTAGGCCCATCCCCGAAAGAACGCGCGCGGTAATTCCGACAGAGGTTGCGACCATTGCTGTGCCGACGAACAGAGCCTCAATGCTTGTACCTCCCCAAGCCTTCATCAGGAGCCATCCACCCAGAAACGGAGCTACGACGCCTAGCACGGCCACAATCGCCGCTTGCTTTCCAACTTTGAAGATGGCCGCCGGCTTGGTCTCAAGTCCTACAAGAAACAGGAGGAAGATGACGCCAATCTCAGCAAGTAGACTTGTAATCTCTGAGGGAGCCGCCCAACCGAGTAGGCTCGGGCCGATGATAACTCCTGCCAGAATCTCTCCCGCCACCGCCGGCTGTCGAAGACGCTCAAACAGCTCACCCAGTAGCTTAGCCGCAACAAGCATGATGAAGAGAGTGAGAAGAACTCTCGTTTCGCCTCCCGTTGCGAGCGCTAAAAAATGATTCATCTTGTTCTCAGTCCTTCTGGTCCTAAACTTTGGATGTGCGGGCGCACGTAAGCTGGGCACTCACCGCAGCCAAGACTTTATGACTGCGGCAAGCGTCAGCTTCTGCGTTCGATGCGATTCTGGTTCTGGATTCTACCTGCTTTACCGCTCGCGACCAGAATCGGGCGCTTTAATCGTGGTCTGCTCTCTGTGTTTTTCGCCGCGCTTGCCGCCGAAAACTACCAGCCAGAAAATGAACGCGATTGTTATGACTGAAATTACTATCCCGATTACAGTATTACTCATAATCACTCCTCCGTGCGCCTGACCCAGGTCAGACGCGGTTATGCCTGAATGGACGCCACTCCGCTCGCGCAATTATTGTTGGCGAGCAGATCCAAAACACCTTAATGGCAATGAGTTTTTGGACTAAAGAGGTGGAGCGCGCCCCGGAGGTTGTAACGCTAAGGCACAGACATAAAGCTGAACTGCTGAATTGAATTCCGCGAAAACTCTCGTGTCATTTGAAGCGATGGAACCTGTTTTGAGCGTTCCCGCAAACGGTTGGGAATGAAGCTGCTTAGCTTCACGCTTTTGGGAGTAAGTAGTTATCGGTACACGTACACTCTGGTTGTCAGATCGTGATCGCGACCGTGACAACTGTTCCTGATCAATTGTCTTCTGAGCGTCAGTCTGGTGATCAGCAACGAGCGGTAAGGGGAGAAAACTCAGTCCGACGTTGTTTGAGGCACAAAACGCGAAGAGCGTGACCACACAAAGAACGACACGAAGACAAAACATCCTCGAGGTGGGCGCTGATCCAATCATCGCTGCTTGGAAAATGTTACCAGAATTCGATGCTTGCGCCCAACGCGAGCAGTGTCAATGGATTATCGACAAACCGCCTCGAGCATGTTTCTTCGAAACTCGTCGGTCACGTGAATTTTTTAGGACGGCAGTTTTGTTGATCTTCAGCGGATGTTCGAGCGCAATCGCCGCGTAGCCCAGGACAAATATCGCGATGAGAATCGCTTCCACGATTGCGGCAGTATAGATGTTGACAAAGGTTGGAGTAAGTAGCGGCTAACCGCTGACATATTAAGCGATTCAGCGCGTCATGCCACACGCTTGCTTGCTTCGCGCCCAGCCGAATGATCGCAAGAGCGCAAATAGAGCAAAGACCGCCAGTCCGTGGATCGGTTGCGGATCAGCCGTAGGCGGATGCTGATACCGTTCGAGGATGTCGCTGTCGTACCTGCCCGTGTACTCGCACTTCACGCATTGGACCTTGTAAGTGGCACGCAGATGGGCGCGGCCTTCAGAGAGATCCGGGAAAAGGATCTGGCGCGTCTTGCACTCAGTGCACTCGAACAGGATGTACCATTCACCGGGAACAAGTGTGCGCATTTAAGTTCACCTCGTGTGTGACCTGAAGCATTCTATACGCCACATCAAGACCTCAGCAATACCTATTTTCCGTCACGTACTGGCGCACTTTGAACTCTTTCATTCACACCGCGGCTTTAGCCCGGTGGCGAACTGCGGCCGTGCAATGGAAATCGTTTAAACGGTTTCCCCACGCCATCGCCAACCTGATCGCCGCGCTAAAGCGACGGCGAGAATTAGAGATTCTCTCAAAACTGAACCAGTACTTTCTCCCCCGGGCCCGTCTCATCACATTTGAAGGCTCCCACAACCGGCCAGCTTCGGCGTTTCTCAGGCGGAAGGGCTACTGACAGGCGCTGCATGTGGCAAGCCACATTGGCGCAGTCGCGTCGATAATCGAGAATCGCGACATACCAAATGTTTACTCAACCCAATCCGCAAAGGAACTGCCGATGATCAAACGTATCGCTGCTATCACATTCATTTTCCTGTGCACCGCATTCGCGTGGGCGATTCTGGGAGCGACCATTTTCCAGCGCACTTACGATTCCGACAGCCAGTCAGGAAGTCGCGTTGAATCGACCTGGGGCGCACCACAAAATCAGACGCCGCCCACCGCCAGTTTCGAAGAGTTACTGCCGAAAAAAACGATCAAGACGGAGAACGGTAAAACGGTTGAGACGGTCGTTCAGGAAAAATTCACCAGAGAGTTGCCGCTCGAAAGCAGCCGCTTGAACGCGGATTTGAATTTAGAGCATCGGCAGAAAGGGTTGCTCTGGTACAGCACGTACAAAGTTGGCTTTGCCGGCACTTACACCTTTCGTAACACCAGCGAGAAAGAACGGGACGTTACTTTCGCTCTGCATTTTCCAACGGCACAGGCAATCTATGACGATTTGGTTTTCACGGTTGACGGCGCGCCGCTGCCTCTGAAGAACGAGAAGAACAGCGCCAGCAGCACGCTGAAGATCGCGCCCGGCAAAGTTGCGACCCTGAAAGTCGGCTACAAGTCGCAGGGCCTGAACCACTGGTCCTACAGCCTGGCGCATGGAGGCGAATCGTCGAACGATGTCGCGCGTGTACGTGACTTCTCGTTAAAGATGACGACGAACTTCAAAGACATCGATTTCCCGAACAACACTTTGTCGCCGTCGATTAAGCGCGAGAGTGGGAGCGGTTGGGAACTGGATTGGAACTACACGAACCTGGTCTCGGGTTATCAAATCGCGATGACCATGCCTGAGAAGCTTCAGCCCGGTCCGCTGGCTGGTCGCATCAGTTTCTTTGCGCCCGTGTCGCTCTTCTTCTTTTTCTTCCTGATGCTAATCATCACGACGCTGCGTGGTATTGAGGTGCATCCGATGAACTACTTCTTCCTGGCCGCGGCGTTCTTCTCGTTTCACCTGTTGCTGGCATACCTGGTCGATCACATTTCGATTCATCTCGCGTTTGCGATCAGCTCAGCCGTCTCGATCTTTCTGGTCATCTCGTATCTGCGACTGGTGGTGGGCCTTCGCTTCGCGATGCGCGAGGCGGCGCTGGCGCAATTCATCTACTTGGTCGCGTTCTCGTACGCTTTCTTCCTGAAAGGCTTTACCGGACTCGCCATCACAATCGGTTCGATCCTGACGCTGTTCGTGGTGATGCAGGCAACCGGAAGGATTCGCTGGAAAGAGCGCTTCGCGCCGCAGCCGCCGCCGGAATCCTTTGCGCCGCGGACGCCGGTGTCATCGGTGCAGGCGGTGTAATCAAGAGTGTTAACTCACGGGATAAATTAGATTCGGCAACCCGAAGGGTTGCAAGACAGTAGCCGGGGGTCGTAGCGAAGCGTAGACCCCCGGAAAGCGTCGGCGTAGAATTCGCACCCTGAAAGGGTGCGAGACGAGTTCTGTGACCCTTTCAGGGTCAGAATCATGGACACTTAATCCGGGGGTATCGCGCTGCGCGCTCAACCCCCGGCTACTCTCTTTCAGCCCTTTGGGCTGACCGGCTTTGCCTCACCCTACGTCCGCCCGAGAAAGCCCGAAAATCCGGCCAAAAACTCCGATTAAGCACGCCAGAGGCGTGCGTACCGTGCCTGACACATTTCGCCTTGATCTGTCGCTATCTGGATTAAGAGGTGAGAGAGATCATGGAACGCAGGAAACAGTTCATTCAAATGGCACTTGTCGTTTTGGCTGTGGCAGGTGCGATTCTTTCGGTCGGCTACACCGTGCGCAAAGATCGCGCACACGCGCCGATGGCGGGCGTAAAGTTCGCCCGCACGCCGGAGCGCTTGGAGCGCGGACGTTACATCGTCGAATCCACCGCGCATTGTTTTCAATGTCACTCGGACGTTGACTACTCGAAGCCGGGCGCGCAACCGAAACCCGGCCAGAAAGGCGCCGGCGCCGTGTTCGCTGAAGACGGCATGGAGTGGCTGGTCGCGCCGAACATCACACCGGATGTTGAGACAGGCGCAGGCTCATGGACGGATGAACAGTTAGCACGCGCGATTCGCGAAGGCATCGGCCACGACGGCCGGCGTTTGTTCCCGGTGATGCCTTACATGAATTTCCGAAACATGTCGGATGAGGACCTGGCTTCGGTAATCACCTACATTCGCTCGATCGAACCAGTGCGCAACAAGCTGCCAAAGACGCAAATACCCGAACCTTTGAAAGCTGCGCTGCCGCCGCATGAACCGATCACTTCACAGGTGTCGGCGCATCATGCCTACAATCAAGTGGCGCGCGGTCGTTACATGGCAACGTTAGGCAACTGTGTTACCTGTCACACGCCGATGAACCAAAACGGACAGCCCATGATGGAGATGGCCTTTGCCGGTGGGTTCCATTTGAAAGGATCGTGGGGTGACATCTACAGCGCCAACATTACGCCTGACCCAACAGGTATTTCGTACTACGACGAAGCGCTGTTCATCCGGACAATGCGCACGGGCCACGTCGGCGCGCGCAAACTGAATTACGTGATGCCGACCGGCTACTTCAAGAACATGACGGATGATGACCTGAAAGCGATTTTCGCTTACCTGCGCACCCTCCGTCCGGTGAAGCATCGCCTGGACAATACGGAAGAAGCGACGTTGTGCCCGCTCGACGGTCAAAAACATGGATTCGGAGACCGGAACCACAAGGCGGAATAAGGAAGTAATGAGTAATGAGTGACAAAGCGTGGCGCGTGGGGCGCTTGCGGACCGGCTGCTGATTCATGATGAACGGCAGCCGGTTTTTTTTTGACGCGTGGCATCGGCGTCATTTATTCACACTCTTGAGGCAAAGGATCTAGTGTGAACATTTTTTCTGACCCTGAGAGGGTCACAGAACTCTGGCACCCTTTCAGGGTCCGATTCTTAAACCCACGGTTACCGGGGGTCTTCGCTTCGCTGCGACCCCCGGCTACTCTCTCGCAACCCTTCGGGTTGCTTTCACTCATCACTCATCACTCATCACTGTTCTTAAGTTCATGATTCAGCCAAGCCTTGGCCATACGTAATTCCCGCTGCACCGTAGCGCGTGAGACGCCGAGCGCTTCAGCCACTTCTTCATTGCTCAGCCCGCCGAAGAAATGCAGTTCGACGATTTCGCTCTTCCTTTGATCAAGGGTCGCGAGTTGGCTGAGCGCCTCATCGAGCGCCAGCAGGTCCGAAGCCGGCTTGCATGAAACCTCCAGCGCGTCATCGAGCGAAACTTTCGGTCCGCCCTCGCGCTTGGCTCGATGCTGGGCTCTTGCATGATCGACCAGCATGCGCCGCATCAGCCGCGCCGCCACCGCGAAGAAGTGCGCGCGGTCCTGCCAGGAAACCTTCATGTCCACCAGCCGCAGGTAGGCTTCATTCACCAGCGCCGTCGCTTGCAGCGTGTGTTCAGGCCGTTCCGCGCGCATGTAGTGCTGCGCCAAACGCCGCAGCTCGTCGTACACCACGGGCATCAGCGCATCCAGCGCTTGTTGGCTGCCGCCGCGCCACTCAAGCAGCAGTTGGGTGAGATTCGTTAGCGATGGTGAAGACACTGATCGGCTCACGTGCGCATTCTAGTAACGCGTCGAGCGTTCTTCAATGATTAATGCACCTAAGTTAGTAAAGCCGGGTAACGGCCGGCAGGTGACGTCCAAGCGTCGCTTTAATCACACGGCAGCTAATTCTGCAGGCGGAAGTGCTGCTTACAAACTGTGGTGACGCAGCTCTGCTGAAGTTCTTTGACGCGTGGCGGTGACGCCTTCCATGATTTCGCGTGAAGCATCGCCCAAATCAACTCCCTCTCGGCTCGGCCCTGACCATTAGCGTCTGCTTCCGCAGCTCGGCCTCTCCACTGTGCCTGCCACCGTTGCAAACGCTTTTCGATGGCTGCCTGATCAGACGCGGGTCCATGTTTCGAAATAAGGTAGGCGGCAGTGCTGACGATGTCAGGATCATCACTGTCCAGTCGCGTTCGCAAGAGCGCGCCCACCCCATCCGAGAAATACAACTTTGTGAAGTCGGGCAGAATATTGAATTGAAGAGCCGGGCCGACTTTTTCCAATGCCTGCTCCAACAAAGCGAGCCCTTCCGCTTCATTGTGACGCGCGAAGTAGGCGAGAAAGCCGGCTCGTGCTTCAACCGGCAAATCGTCGGAACTTCGATAGATATCCATCAGGTCGGCGTAGATTGACTTGGTTGCGAATCGCGCCGCGAGGGAAGTTTTGTGCTTCATGTGTACCCGACTAAAGTTTGCCTTCGATTTTGAAAGCTCTCGAATTTGATCTACCAGGGCGTCGTCAACTTCCGGCAGGGTCTTATCGGCGAGGCTACTGACTACTTCAAGATCGATGAATGATTTAGGATCGCGAATTTGTGCGATGACGTAAGGACGCGCTTCATCCGGAGCCATTTCAAGCAAGCGCTTCAATGCGGTGTCGTGAACGTTTTTGCTCGAGGCCGCCGTGAAGGCCAGCATCTTCTTGAGCGACGGAACCAGCGAAGCATCGCGCAGCTGTTCCCAGTACATGCGCATGAGGTATTCCTGATCGTACGGGTGCAACGTATCGAATTGGGCCCTCAGGATACGTTGTACTTCCGCCAGAAGTGCGGCCGCGGCTTGCTCGCTCTTTGGCAGATTCATGAGCAGCGTCTTGGCGGTGAACGTTTGGCTCGTGCCACTTCGTTTATTGAGGCTGTTGCCTAACTCGACCAGGTAAGCGTCGCGAATTTCGAGAAACCTTGGGTCCCCGCCATTAATCATCAAACTGCCGCGTGGCATGGCCTTTTGGGCTGACCCAACTCGTTCGAGCAGCAGATGAACTTTCGCAACCACGTTGAGCAAACTGTATGTGACTGGCGTGTCCACATCTCTCATTGCCGCCTGCAACAGTTGCAGGAGCAACGCGCGATTTCTCGCAATGAACAACCCGTGATAAATCTGCGCTGAATAGTTGCCTGAGCGCGATCCCGGCGTCAGGAACCGGCGCACTTTCTCGCGCGTTGAAATGTCCCCGGTCAGATACGCGAGCTGTCGCGCGGCTGCTTCCTCGGCCTGATAGCCACGCGCCGAATCAATCAACTGCGAAATCCGCTTGACCTCCTTTTCTTCCTCGTCGTTCGTCATCGGTACGACATTGAAAGTGAGCGCGTTGGTCGTGAGTGTGAGGGGCACATTCCGTTGCTCGAGCGGTCCGCCGGGAGAAACACGCCCCGTTGTAATCTGGACTGAGTAACGGCCGGGCCGGTCGATGCGAATCGAGTCGTTCAGATAGATGTCGACGACAATCGGTTTCGTCGTGAGCGCCGCGTTCGAGAAGTAATCTCGCATGCCGCGGTTCCCAAGGGACTCCTCGGCCCAACGATACACGCCCGCTTCCGGTGAGATCGTTATCTTGTCCCAGGTCAGGTCGGTGCCGTCGGAAATGATGTCGGTCGAATAGCCTTCGCGCTCAGCCGTTAACTCGAGCATCAGCCGAATAGGTTCGCCGATCCGATAAGTCGTCTTGTCTTCGGGGAATTTGAGAGTGGCGCGAACTCCGGCGCCGTCTTGAGCCGGTGTCCGCCCGGCGCCCAAGAAGTACAGCGCGGCCACGAAGAAGATAATTACAAACTTGGGATACATCACAGGAGGATCTTCCAGGCTTTCGAGTGCAGATGGCGGACTAAGGTTGCTTGTAAACCTCGCCGCCTTTCATGACAAACCGCACGCGACGCAGGGATGAGATGTCGCGAGTCGGATCGCCTTCCACGGCAATCAGATCGGCGAGAAGTCCGCTTTTCACAAAGCCGATCTTATCTTCCATGTGCAGCACGCGCGCATCGACCGATGTCGCGGAACGAATCGCATCCAGCAGCGGCATTCCCCACGCGACCATCGTTTCGATCTCTTTAGCGTTGTCGCCGTGCGCGAAGACGCCAACGTCGCTGCCATTCGCAATCACCACGCCGGATTCGAGTGCCTGTTTAAAGACTCGCTTCTTGTTGTCCATGTTCGCGGCGCTGGCCACCGAAAGTGTCGGACAGAAAGCGATGCCGCGCTCCTTCATCATGCGAAAAAGTTCCGGCGTCAGGCCGTCGCCGTGTTCGATCGTTTCGACGCCCGCGAGAATCGCGCGGCGCGCGCCTTCGGTTGAGCCCGCGTGCGCGGCCACCGGGATACCGGCGCTCCTCGCGACTTCGACGATAAGCTTCAATTCGTCGAGCGTGAAAGTCGCGTGCGC is a genomic window of Pyrinomonadaceae bacterium containing:
- a CDS encoding cation:proton antiporter, with product MNHFLALATGGETRVLLTLFIMLVAAKLLGELFERLRQPAVAGEILAGVIIGPSLLGWAAPSEITSLLAEIGVIFLLFLVGLETKPAAIFKVGKQAAIVAVLGVVAPFLGGWLLMKAWGGTSIEALFVGTAMVATSVGITARVLSGMGLLDAPTARIILGAAVIDDILGLLVLAIVSSMAAGTINYFEILTTAGLAIGFTMFIALVGAPVVTRLVPQVARMRTGHGIFIFGLVLCLGLSVAAAYIGVAAIIGAFLAGMALAEAAENDSKMHRHMNGVTEFLVPFFLVNIGMQLRLDVFRSWSVIALCVLVTLVAIATKLLGCGMGAINLGTRRAAQVGMGMVPRGEVGIIVAQIGLSLAVIGAELYGVVLFMAVATTLVAPPFLKWLYASEAAGRKEIGPPDAGGIVASGDLCKIG
- a CDS encoding inner membrane CreD family protein; the protein is MASHIGAVASIIENRDIPNVYSTQSAKELPMIKRIAAITFIFLCTAFAWAILGATIFQRTYDSDSQSGSRVESTWGAPQNQTPPTASFEELLPKKTIKTENGKTVETVVQEKFTRELPLESSRLNADLNLEHRQKGLLWYSTYKVGFAGTYTFRNTSEKERDVTFALHFPTAQAIYDDLVFTVDGAPLPLKNEKNSASSTLKIAPGKVATLKVGYKSQGLNHWSYSLAHGGESSNDVARVRDFSLKMTTNFKDIDFPNNTLSPSIKRESGSGWELDWNYTNLVSGYQIAMTMPEKLQPGPLAGRISFFAPVSLFFFFFLMLIITTLRGIEVHPMNYFFLAAAFFSFHLLLAYLVDHISIHLAFAISSAVSIFLVISYLRLVVGLRFAMREAALAQFIYLVAFSYAFFLKGFTGLAITIGSILTLFVVMQATGRIRWKERFAPQPPPESFAPRTPVSSVQAV
- a CDS encoding c-type cytochrome, with protein sequence MERRKQFIQMALVVLAVAGAILSVGYTVRKDRAHAPMAGVKFARTPERLERGRYIVESTAHCFQCHSDVDYSKPGAQPKPGQKGAGAVFAEDGMEWLVAPNITPDVETGAGSWTDEQLARAIREGIGHDGRRLFPVMPYMNFRNMSDEDLASVITYIRSIEPVRNKLPKTQIPEPLKAALPPHEPITSQVSAHHAYNQVARGRYMATLGNCVTCHTPMNQNGQPMMEMAFAGGFHLKGSWGDIYSANITPDPTGISYYDEALFIRTMRTGHVGARKLNYVMPTGYFKNMTDDDLKAIFAYLRTLRPVKHRLDNTEEATLCPLDGQKHGFGDRNHKAE
- a CDS encoding sigma-70 family RNA polymerase sigma factor codes for the protein MSSPSLTNLTQLLLEWRGGSQQALDALMPVVYDELRRLAQHYMRAERPEHTLQATALVNEAYLRLVDMKVSWQDRAHFFAVAARLMRRMLVDHARAQHRAKREGGPKVSLDDALEVSCKPASDLLALDEALSQLATLDQRKSEIVELHFFGGLSNEEVAEALGVSRATVQRELRMAKAWLNHELKNSDE